The proteins below come from a single Gossypium raimondii isolate GPD5lz chromosome 2, ASM2569854v1, whole genome shotgun sequence genomic window:
- the LOC105789873 gene encoding copper transporter 6, producing the protein MEKLIDDHTHGMMMHNSSDGGMTMMNHRKMMMHMTFFWGSNTQILFSGWPGTRTGMYVLALIAVFMLAFMVEGISHSRLTKSGSIHHVTAGLVQTLLHALRVGLAYLVMLAIMSFNGGVFLAAVAGHSLGFFLFGSRVFNKNPTTVPAAKTSDLTPMSC; encoded by the coding sequence ATGGAGAAGTTGATTGATGATCATACGCATGGCATGATGATGCACAACTCATCAGACGGCGGCATGACGATGATGAACCACCGTAAGATGATGATGCATATGACCTTCTTTTGGGGCAGCAACACCCAAATTCTCTTCTCCGGTTGGCCCGGAACCAGAACCGGCATGTATGTCTTGGCCCTCATAGCTGTCTTCATGCTTGCTTTCATGGTGGAGGGGATTTCTCACTCTCGGTTGACGAAATCCGGTTCGATCCACCACGTGACCGCCGGTCTGGTTCAGACTTTGTTGCATGCTCTGAGGGTTGGACTTGCGTATTTGGTGATGTTGGCCATCATGTCTTTCAACGGTGGCGTTTTCTTGGCCGCCGTGGCTGGCCATTCTCTGGGTTTTTTCTTGTTTGGCAGTCGAGTTTTTAACAAAAACCCCACCACCGTCCCCGCCGCCAAAACTTCCGATCTTACTCCTATGAGTTGTTGA